The Candidatus Methylomirabilis limnetica genome segment AGGCGAAGCTTTGCTCTCGAGTCCGGATCCTGGCGGCAGGCTTCGCGAGTTGTTGCTGGATGCCAACGGATGATACGGGTCAAGGTATGCGGGATTACGTCGCGCGAAGATGCCTGGGCCGCCGTGGAGGCAGGGGCCGATGCTCTTGGATTCATCTTTGTGAAAGGGACCCCTCGGCATATCGAGCCCGAGGCGGCCGCCGTCATCGTCGCCCAGATGCCGCCATTTGTGGCCACCGTGGGGGTGTTTATCGACCGGATGCCCGAGGAGATAGATCGGATCATGATCGCGTCCGGTCTCAGCCTCGCGCAATTGCATGGGGCCGAGAGCCCGGCAGACTGCGGTCGCCTTCGTGTCCCTTTCGTGAAGGTGATCCGGGTCCAAGGCGAGTACGACCTGGAGGCGTTACGCACCTATCCGCAGGCGAGGGCGTTCCTGCTGGATACCTACGTTGCTGATCGACCGGGCGGGACCGGCAGGACCTTTCCTTGGGAGATCGCGGCCAAGGCTGCGCGCCAAGTCAGGGTGATCCTGTCCGGTGGGCTGACCCCGGACAATGTCGCTATCGCGGTGACCCAGGTCAGGCCGTATGCTGTCGATGTCTGTAGCGGTGTCGAAGCCTCCCCAGGCCGGAAAGATCATCAGAAGGTGAGGGAGTTCATTGAGCGAGCAAGAAAAGCCGATGCACGCTGAGGCGCGACATCAGGGCCCGCTTCCCGATGCCAGCGGACACTTCGGCAGATACGGAGGGAAGTTTGTTCCGGAGACGTTGATGGCAGCGCTCACGGAGCTGGAGAAGGTCTATCTCGAGGCCAAGGCCGACCCCGGTTTTCAGTCCGAGCTGCAAGGCTATCTCCGGCATTATGTGGGACGCCCGACGCCCCTCTATTTCGCGCGCCGGCTGACGGAATATTTGGGAGGGCCTCGGATCTATCTCAAGCGCGAGGATCTTTGCCATACGGGTGCGCACAAGATCAATAATACGATGGGCCAGATCCTCCTCACTCGTCGCATGGGAAAGTCTCGGGTCATCGCTGAGACGGGGGCCGGACAGCATGGGGTGGCTACGGCCACGGTAGCCGCGCGGTTTGGTCTTGCCTGTGAAGTCTTCATGGGCACCGAGGATATGCGGCGGCAGGCCTTGAACGTCGTCCGTATGCGCCTGCTTGGCGCAAAGGTTACTCCGGTCGAATCAGGGAGCAGGACCCTGAAGGATGCGATCAACGAGGCGATGCGTGACTGGGTCACGAACGTCGAGACGACACACTATATCCTGGGCTCGGTCCTGGGAGCCCATCCGTACCCGATGATGGTTCGAGACTTTCAATCGGTCATCGGTAGGGAGGCCAGGGCGCAGATCATGGAGTTAGAGGGGCGACTGCCGGACTACCTGGTGGCCTGCGTCGGCGGAGGTAGCAACTCGATCGGCCTGTTCCATGACTTTCTTGACGAGCCCGCTGTTCGGATGATCGGGGTGGAGGCGGGCGGTCTGGGCATCGAGACCGGTCGCCATGCGGCCAGATTCGCGACCGGCGAGTTGGGCGTCCTGCACGGGACGATGAGCTTCATCCTGCAGGATGGCGATGGTCAGATTCAGGAGACCCATTCGGTCTCTGCCGGACTCGATTATCCAAGCGTCGGTCCGGAGCACAGTTACCTCCGAGACCTCGGGCGGATCGACTTTGTCTCGGCCACCGATGCGGAGGCGCTGGAGGCCTTTCAGCTCCTAAGCGAACTCGAGGGCCTCATCCCGGCCCTGGAGAGCGCTCACGCCATCGCCCACATCAAGAAGCTGGCCCCGACACTGG includes the following:
- a CDS encoding phosphoribosylanthranilate isomerase, which translates into the protein MIRVKVCGITSREDAWAAVEAGADALGFIFVKGTPRHIEPEAAAVIVAQMPPFVATVGVFIDRMPEEIDRIMIASGLSLAQLHGAESPADCGRLRVPFVKVIRVQGEYDLEALRTYPQARAFLLDTYVADRPGGTGRTFPWEIAAKAARQVRVILSGGLTPDNVAIAVTQVRPYAVDVCSGVEASPGRKDHQKVREFIERARKADAR
- the trpB gene encoding tryptophan synthase subunit beta; this translates as MHAEARHQGPLPDASGHFGRYGGKFVPETLMAALTELEKVYLEAKADPGFQSELQGYLRHYVGRPTPLYFARRLTEYLGGPRIYLKREDLCHTGAHKINNTMGQILLTRRMGKSRVIAETGAGQHGVATATVAARFGLACEVFMGTEDMRRQALNVVRMRLLGAKVTPVESGSRTLKDAINEAMRDWVTNVETTHYILGSVLGAHPYPMMVRDFQSVIGREARAQIMELEGRLPDYLVACVGGGSNSIGLFHDFLDEPAVRMIGVEAGGLGIETGRHAARFATGELGVLHGTMSFILQDGDGQIQETHSVSAGLDYPSVGPEHSYLRDLGRIDFVSATDAEALEAFQLLSELEGLIPALESAHAIAHIKKLAPTLAKDQIVVINLSGRGDKDVEVVAKLLGCEG